A window of the Equus asinus isolate D_3611 breed Donkey chromosome 20, EquAss-T2T_v2, whole genome shotgun sequence genome harbors these coding sequences:
- the LOC106836030 gene encoding olfactory receptor 8B4, translating into MSLQKRMTLRNSSSVTEFILMGLSEQSEFQLILFLLFLGIYVLTVVGNLGLITLIALSSSLHTPMYFFLFNLSFIDLCYSCVFTPQMLKDFVSENIISYMGCMAQLFFFCFFVNSECYVLISMAYDGYVAICNPLLYTVTMSPQVCSGLVFGSYVIGFAGAMAHTGSMLRLTFCDSNIIDHYLCEVLPLLQLFCTSTHVNKLVFFIVVGVVITLSSISIFISYAFILSNILCIPSAEGRSKAFSTCGSHIVAVGVFFGSGAFTYLTTFFPGSRDQRKFASVFYTNVVPMLNPLIYSLRNKDVKLALSKTLKRVLF; encoded by the coding sequence ATGTCTCTCCAGAAGAGAATGACTCTGAGAAACAGCTCCTCAGTGACTGAGTTTATCCTCATGGGATTATCAGAACAATCAGAATTCCAGCTTATCCTCTTCCTCTTGTTCTTAGGGATCTATGTGCTTACTGTGGTGGGCAACTTGGGTTTGATCACCTTAATTGCACTGAGTTCCAGCCTTCACACTccaatgtactttttcctctttaaCTTGTCTTTTATAGATCTCTGTTATTCCTGCGTGTTTACCCCCCAAATGCTGAAGGATTTTGTGTCAGAAAATATCATTTCTTATATGGGATGCATGGCTCaactatttttcttctgtttctttgtcaaTTCTGAATGCTATGTGTTGATATCAATGGCCTACGATGGCTATGTGGCTATCTGCAACCCTCTGCTGTACACAGTCACCATGTCCCCTCAAGTCTGTTCTGGGCTGGTGTTTGGTTCGTATGTGATAGGGTTTGCTGGGGCCATGGCTCACACTGGAAGCATGCTGAGACTGACCTTCTGTGATTCCAACATCATTGACCATTATCTGTGTGAAGTTCTGCCCCTCTTGCAGCTTTTCTGTACCAGCACCCATGTCAATAAGctggttttttttattgttgttggaGTGGTCATCACACTATCCAGTATCAGCATCTTCATCTCTTATGCTTTCATTCTCTCCAATATCCTCTGTATTCCTTCTGCTGAGGGCAGGTCCAAAGCCTTTAGCACATGTGGCTCCCACATAGTTGCTGTTGGTGTGTTTTTTGGGTCCGGGGCATTTACCTATTTAACAACCTTTTTTCCTGGATCTAGGGACCAGCGTAAATTTGCTTCAGTCTTCTACACCAACGTGGTTCCCATGCTCAACCCTTTGATCTACAGTTTGAGGAATAAGGATGTTAAACTTGCTCTGAGTAAAACTCTGAAGAGAGTGCTCTTCTGA